In Bacteroidota bacterium, a single genomic region encodes these proteins:
- a CDS encoding ATP-binding cassette domain-containing protein, which yields MIQIVNATKKFNRGTANEFTALNNINLKIADGEFAVLIGANGSGKSSLLNAVAGSLFLDTGEIYIDSEKVSTWKDFERSKYISRIFQNPLSGTAPDLSILDNFRLAALRTQPKLLKRGINEAFRETVKSKISFLGMGLEHKLDQAMGLLSGGQRQALTLLMAVMDTTKVILLDEPTAALDPKSSELVIEKAKELVNAYKLSAILVTHEIKYAQRYGSRVIQLAEGAVIRDKIGAEKQALSVPELFEWFA from the coding sequence ATGATCCAAATTGTGAATGCTACTAAAAAGTTTAACCGTGGTACAGCAAATGAATTTACGGCATTAAATAACATTAATTTAAAAATAGCGGACGGCGAATTTGCAGTACTAATTGGTGCCAATGGAAGCGGAAAATCGAGCTTGTTAAATGCAGTAGCAGGCAGCCTATTTTTAGATACAGGTGAGATTTATATTGATTCGGAAAAGGTAAGTACCTGGAAAGATTTTGAAAGAAGTAAATACATTTCACGCATTTTTCAAAATCCCTTAAGCGGCACTGCTCCGGATTTGAGCATACTCGACAATTTTCGTTTAGCCGCATTGCGCACACAACCCAAATTGCTAAAACGTGGAATTAATGAAGCCTTTCGCGAAACTGTTAAAAGCAAAATTTCCTTTCTTGGAATGGGGCTCGAACATAAACTGGATCAAGCCATGGGTTTGCTGTCGGGAGGACAGCGCCAAGCACTCACCTTACTGATGGCGGTGATGGATACTACCAAAGTTATTTTATTGGATGAACCCACTGCTGCATTGGATCCTAAATCGAGCGAATTGGTAATTGAAAAAGCGAAAGAATTAGTGAATGCGTATAAATTAAGCGCCATCTTAGTAACGCATGAAATTAAGTATGCTCAACGCTATGGTTCCCGTGTAATTCAGCTTGCCGAAGGAGCTGTAATACGCGACAAAATCGGAGCCGAAAAGCAAGCGCTCTCTGTCCCTGAGCTTTTTGAATGGTTTGCTTGA